One genomic window of Diospyros lotus cultivar Yz01 chromosome 8, ASM1463336v1, whole genome shotgun sequence includes the following:
- the LOC127807722 gene encoding putative UDP-glucuronate:xylan alpha-glucuronosyltransferase 3 isoform X1 has protein sequence MRGTISGASTNPIEPRHRLSLANEDTNKRRSLKSRVLKDSDKPFHGSGQDRNLNCKFPTLKLVLVIIVLGTFSTLLHSPSVHIADHPSSTGFRPSFVDRWIRDTSSVDHAYMSLLDINWDNILNVIEKLTDKNEYQGVGLLNLNDTEIEQFKQLIPDAEHVILHLDHVANNITWESLYPEWIDEEEEFEFPVCPTIPRVQVPGKPRIDLIVVKLPCNKTGDWSRDVARLHLQLAAAELAATAKGYHPVHVLLVTDCFPTPNLFTCKELLVREGNAWLYKPNPSTLREKIQLPVGSCELAVPLKAKENWYSGNAKREAYATILHSAHIYVCGAIAAAQSIRMAGSTRDLVILVDETISDYHRGGLAAAGWKVRTIQRIRNPKAEKDAYNEWNYSKFRLWQLTDYDKIIFIDADLLILRNIDFLFEMPEISATGNNGTLFNSGVMVVEPSNCTFQLLMDHINDIESYNGGDQGYLNEIFTWWHRIPKHMNFLKHFWEGDEKEKKEMKTRLFGANPPILYVLHYLGLKPWLCFRDYDCNWNVDILHEFASDVAHKRWWKVHDAMPENLQKFCLLRSKQKAALEWDRRQAEKGNYSNGHWKTKIRDSRLQTCFEEFCFWESMLWHWGETNWTDNATAASSPPSPPAITTASLSSL, from the exons ATGAGAGGGACCATTTCTGGTGCCTCTACCAACCCTATAGAGCCCAGACACCGACTCTCTCTAGCCAA TGAAGACACAAACAAAAGGAGGTCTCTAAAAAGTAGAGTTTTGAAAGACAGTGACAAGCCGTTCCATGGATCTGGCCAAGACAGGAACTTGAACTGCAAATTTCCAACTTTAAAACTTGTCTTGGTCATTATTGTTTTGGGAACATTTTCTACACTCTTGCACTCTCCATCGGTTCATATTGCTGACCATCCATCCAGTACTGGATTTAG GCCGAGTTTTGTGGATCGGTGGATCAGGGATACTTCTTCTGTAGACCATGCTTATATGTCACTGTTAGATATTAATTGGGACAACATCCTGAACGTAATTGAGAAACTGACCGACAAGAATGAGTATCAGGGAGTAGGTCTGTTGAACCTCAATGACACTGAAATTGAGCAGTTCAAGCAGCTTATACCAGATGCAGAGCATGTCATTCTACACCTTGATCATGTCGCAAACAATATCACTTGGGAGTCCCTGTATCCTGAATGGAttgatgaggaagaagaatttGAGTTTCCCGTTTGTCCTACTATACCAAGAGTTCAGGTCCCTGGAAAACCACGGATAGATCTTATTGTGGTCAAACTACCTTGCAACAAGACAGGGGACTGgtcaagagatgtagctcgtCTCCATTTGCAACTGGCAGCAGCCGAGCTCGCTGCCACTGCCAAAGGATATCATCCTGTGCATGTACTTTTGGTGACTGATTGCTTCCCAACTCCAAATCTTTTTACCTGCAAAGAACTTCTTGTACGTGAAGGCAACGCATGGCTATACAAACCTAATCCTAGCACATTGAGAGAAAAGATCCAGTTGCCAGTTGGGTCTTGCGAACTAGCAGTTCCTCTCAAAGCTAAAG AGAACTGGTACTCGGGAAATGCAAAGCGGGAAGCATATGCGACAATCCTGCACTCAGCGCACATTTATGTTTGTGGGGCCATTGCTGCGGCTCAGAGTATCCGCATGGCAGGTTCAACACGAGATTTAGTGATTCTTGTTGATGAAACGATCAGTGATTATCACAGGGGAGGCCTGGCGGCTGCAGGGTGGAAAGTTCGTACAATCCAACGAATCAGGAATCCGAAAGCTGAAAAGGATGCCTATAACGAATGGAACTACAGCAAATTCCGGCTATGGCAGCTAACAGATTATGACAAGATTATATTCATCGACGCTGACCTGCTCATACTGAGGAATATCGATTTCCTGTTTGAGATGCCAGAGATTTCGGCAACAGGAAACAATGGCACACTCTTCAATTCTGGTGTGATGGTTGTTGAACCATCAAACTGCACATTCCAACTGCTGATGGATCACATCAATGACATTGAGTCCTACAATGGCGGGGACCAGGGGTATCTGAACGAGATCTTCACATGGTGGCACAGGATCCCGAAGCACATGAACTTCTTGAAGCACTTTTGGGAAGGCGacgagaaggagaagaaggagatgaaAACGCGCCTCTTTGGAGCCAATCCTCCAATACTTTACGTCCTCCATTACTTGGGTCTGAAACCCTGGCTATGCTTCCGGGACTACGACTGCAACTGGAACGTGGACATACTGCATGAGTTTGCAAGCGATGTCGCGCACAAAAGGTGGTGGAAGGTTCATGACGCGATGCCAGAGAACTTGCAGAAGTTCTGCCTCCTCCGGTCCAAGCAGAAGGCGGCGTTGGAGTGGGATCGCCGGCAAGCTGAGAAAGGAAACTACAGCAATGGCCATTGGAAGACTAAGATCCGGGACTCGCGATTGCAGACTTGTTTTGAGGAGTTCTGTTTCTGGGAGAGCATGTTGTGGCACTGGGGAGAAACAAATTGGACTGATAATGCAACTGCTGCTTCTTCTCCGCCATCACCACCTGCAATTACTACTGCTTCTCTATCttctttgtaa
- the LOC127807722 gene encoding putative UDP-glucuronate:xylan alpha-glucuronosyltransferase 3 isoform X2: protein MSLLDINWDNILNVIEKLTDKNEYQGVGLLNLNDTEIEQFKQLIPDAEHVILHLDHVANNITWESLYPEWIDEEEEFEFPVCPTIPRVQVPGKPRIDLIVVKLPCNKTGDWSRDVARLHLQLAAAELAATAKGYHPVHVLLVTDCFPTPNLFTCKELLVREGNAWLYKPNPSTLREKIQLPVGSCELAVPLKAKENWYSGNAKREAYATILHSAHIYVCGAIAAAQSIRMAGSTRDLVILVDETISDYHRGGLAAAGWKVRTIQRIRNPKAEKDAYNEWNYSKFRLWQLTDYDKIIFIDADLLILRNIDFLFEMPEISATGNNGTLFNSGVMVVEPSNCTFQLLMDHINDIESYNGGDQGYLNEIFTWWHRIPKHMNFLKHFWEGDEKEKKEMKTRLFGANPPILYVLHYLGLKPWLCFRDYDCNWNVDILHEFASDVAHKRWWKVHDAMPENLQKFCLLRSKQKAALEWDRRQAEKGNYSNGHWKTKIRDSRLQTCFEEFCFWESMLWHWGETNWTDNATAASSPPSPPAITTASLSSL, encoded by the exons ATGTCACTGTTAGATATTAATTGGGACAACATCCTGAACGTAATTGAGAAACTGACCGACAAGAATGAGTATCAGGGAGTAGGTCTGTTGAACCTCAATGACACTGAAATTGAGCAGTTCAAGCAGCTTATACCAGATGCAGAGCATGTCATTCTACACCTTGATCATGTCGCAAACAATATCACTTGGGAGTCCCTGTATCCTGAATGGAttgatgaggaagaagaatttGAGTTTCCCGTTTGTCCTACTATACCAAGAGTTCAGGTCCCTGGAAAACCACGGATAGATCTTATTGTGGTCAAACTACCTTGCAACAAGACAGGGGACTGgtcaagagatgtagctcgtCTCCATTTGCAACTGGCAGCAGCCGAGCTCGCTGCCACTGCCAAAGGATATCATCCTGTGCATGTACTTTTGGTGACTGATTGCTTCCCAACTCCAAATCTTTTTACCTGCAAAGAACTTCTTGTACGTGAAGGCAACGCATGGCTATACAAACCTAATCCTAGCACATTGAGAGAAAAGATCCAGTTGCCAGTTGGGTCTTGCGAACTAGCAGTTCCTCTCAAAGCTAAAG AGAACTGGTACTCGGGAAATGCAAAGCGGGAAGCATATGCGACAATCCTGCACTCAGCGCACATTTATGTTTGTGGGGCCATTGCTGCGGCTCAGAGTATCCGCATGGCAGGTTCAACACGAGATTTAGTGATTCTTGTTGATGAAACGATCAGTGATTATCACAGGGGAGGCCTGGCGGCTGCAGGGTGGAAAGTTCGTACAATCCAACGAATCAGGAATCCGAAAGCTGAAAAGGATGCCTATAACGAATGGAACTACAGCAAATTCCGGCTATGGCAGCTAACAGATTATGACAAGATTATATTCATCGACGCTGACCTGCTCATACTGAGGAATATCGATTTCCTGTTTGAGATGCCAGAGATTTCGGCAACAGGAAACAATGGCACACTCTTCAATTCTGGTGTGATGGTTGTTGAACCATCAAACTGCACATTCCAACTGCTGATGGATCACATCAATGACATTGAGTCCTACAATGGCGGGGACCAGGGGTATCTGAACGAGATCTTCACATGGTGGCACAGGATCCCGAAGCACATGAACTTCTTGAAGCACTTTTGGGAAGGCGacgagaaggagaagaaggagatgaaAACGCGCCTCTTTGGAGCCAATCCTCCAATACTTTACGTCCTCCATTACTTGGGTCTGAAACCCTGGCTATGCTTCCGGGACTACGACTGCAACTGGAACGTGGACATACTGCATGAGTTTGCAAGCGATGTCGCGCACAAAAGGTGGTGGAAGGTTCATGACGCGATGCCAGAGAACTTGCAGAAGTTCTGCCTCCTCCGGTCCAAGCAGAAGGCGGCGTTGGAGTGGGATCGCCGGCAAGCTGAGAAAGGAAACTACAGCAATGGCCATTGGAAGACTAAGATCCGGGACTCGCGATTGCAGACTTGTTTTGAGGAGTTCTGTTTCTGGGAGAGCATGTTGTGGCACTGGGGAGAAACAAATTGGACTGATAATGCAACTGCTGCTTCTTCTCCGCCATCACCACCTGCAATTACTACTGCTTCTCTATCttctttgtaa